Proteins co-encoded in one Pongo pygmaeus isolate AG05252 chromosome 23, NHGRI_mPonPyg2-v2.0_pri, whole genome shotgun sequence genomic window:
- the LOC129022802 gene encoding protein FAM246A-like: MAEPGRPWAQARSAYRATEVLRRGPGRRRDPGPQSNGPGQEDARAPGRRARLRGQLWAEAALRSVVERAGAGAAGAGAGERTGAHSRGSVCSVCGEPRGGATYPARVLEVSERRLQEGLAAVREELGAGIEALRAELRAELDALRALLLPPPPSPPARREPRAVPRAAPRGPTLLRTLGTVSALVAASRPSDDAPDGPAEGGAHRAPARKNHKKMPVPPGAPQGGGD; this comes from the coding sequence ATGGCGGAGCCCGGCCGCCCGTGGGCCCAGGCGCGTAGTGCGTACAGAGCCACCGAGGTGCTGCGGCGCGGCCCGGGCCGCCGGCGGGACCCGGGGCCGCAATCCAATGGGCCGGGCCAGGAAGACGCCCGAGCCCCGGGCCGGCGGGCTCGCCTGCGCGGCCAGCTCTGGGCCGAAGCGGCTTTGCGGTCCGTGGTGGAGCGTGCGGGGGCCGGGGCGgcgggcgcgggcgcgggcgAGAGGACCGGCGCGCACAGCCGCGGCTCCGTGTGCTCGGTATGCGGGGAGCCCCGCGGCGGGGCCACCTACCCGGCGAGGGTCCTGGAGGTGAGCGAGCGGCGGCTGCAGGAGGGCCTGGCCGCAGTGCGCGAGGAGCTGGGCGCCGGGATTGAGGCGCTGCGCGCGGAGCTTCGAGCGGAGCTGGACGCCCTGCGCgcgctgctgctgccgccgccgccgtccCCGCCTGCCCGCCGCGAGCCCCGCGCCGTCCCCCGCGCCGCGCCCCGCGGCCCGACCCTGCTGCGGACGCTCGGCACCGTGAGCGCCCTGGTCGCCGCCTCCAGGCCCTCAGACGACGCCCCGGACGGCCCAGCAGAAGGCGGAGCGCACCGAGCCCCGGCCAGGAAGAACCACAAGAAGATGCCAGTGCCGCCTGGGGCCCCGCAAGGTGGCGGGGACTGA